A window from Rana temporaria chromosome 8, aRanTem1.1, whole genome shotgun sequence encodes these proteins:
- the LOC120909825 gene encoding loricrin-like: protein MRSDGDPSGDGGGMRSDGDPSGDGGGMRSDGDPSGDDGGMRSDGDPSGNGGGMRSDGDPSGDGGGMRSDGDPSGDGGGMRSDNDSSGDGGGMRSDSDPSGDGGGMRSDGDPSGDGGGMRSDNDSSGDGGGMRSDSDPSGDGGGMRSDGDPSGNGGGMRSDSDPSGDGGGMRSNNDPSGDGGGMRSDGDPSGDGGGMRSDGDPSGDGGGMRSDGDPSGDGEGMRSNNDPSGDGGGMRSDSDPSGDGGGMRSDSDPSGDGGGMRSDNDPSGDGGGMRSDGDPSGDGGGMRSDSDPSGDGGGMRSDSDPSGDGGGMRSDGDPSGDSGGMRSDGDPSGDGGGMRSDGDPSGDDGGGMRSDGGGMRSDGDPSGDGGGMRSDGGGMRSDGDPSGDSGGMRSDGDPSGDGGGMRSDGDPSGDDGGMRSDGDPSGDDGGMRSDGDPSGDGGGMRSDSDPSGDGGGMRSDSDPSGDDGGMRSDGDPSGDGGGMRSDSDPSGDGGGMRSDGDPSGDGGGMRSDSDPSGDGGGMRSDSDCSGDGGGMRSDSDPSGDGGGMRSDGGGMRSDGGGMRSDSDPSGDGGGMRSDGDPSGSQLRIAL, encoded by the coding sequence GTAATGGTGGAGGTATGAGGAGTGATGGTGATCCCTCAGGTGATGGTGGAGGTATGAGGAGTGATGGTGATCCCTCAGGTGATGGTGGAGGTATGAGGAGTGATAATGATTCCTCAGGTGATGGTGGAGGTATGAGGAGTGATAGTGACCCCTCAGGTGATGGTGGAGGTATGAGGAGTGATGGTGATCCCTCAGGTGATGGTGGAGGTATGAGGAGTGATAATGATTCCTCAGGTGATGGTGGAGGTATGAGGAGTGATAGTGACCCCTCAGGTGATGGTGGAGGTATGAGGAGTGATGGTGATCCCTCAGGTAATGGTGGAGGTATGAGGAGTGATAGTGATCCCTCAGGTGATGGTGGAGGTATGAGGAGTAATAATGATCCCTCAGGTGATGGTGGAGGTATGAGGAGTGATGGTGATCCCTCAGGTGATGGTGGAGGTATGAGGAGTGATGGTGATCCCTCAGGTGATGGTGGAGGTATGAGGAGTGATGGTGATCCCTCAGGTGATGGTGAAGGTATGAGGAGTAATAATGATCCCTCAGGTGATGGTGGAGGTATGAGGAGTGATAGTGACCCCTCAGGTGATGGTGGAGGTATGAGGAGTGATAGTGACCCCTCAGGTGATGGTGGAGGTATGAGGAGTGATAATGATCCCTCAGGTGATGGTGGAGGTATGAGGAGTGATGGTGATCCCTCAGGTGATGGTGGGGGTATGAGGAGTGATAGTGATCCCTCAGGTGATGGTGGAGGTATGAGGAGTGATAGTGATCCCTCAGGTGATGGTGGAGGTATGAGGAGTGATGGTGATCCCTCAGGTGACAGTGGAGGTATGAGGAGTGATGGTGATCCCTCAGGTGATGGTGGAGGTATGAGGAGTGATGGTGATCCCTCAGGTGATGATGGTGGAGGTATGAGGAGTGATGGTGGAGGTATGAGGAGTGATGGTGATCCCTCAGGTGATGGTGGAGGTATGAGGAGTGATGGTGGAGGTATGAGGAGTGATGGTGATCCCTCAGGTGACAGTGGAGGTATGAGGAGTGATGGTGATCCCTCTGGTGATGGTGGAGGTATGAGGAGTGATGGTGATCCCTCAGGTGATGATGGAGGTATGAGGAGTGATGGTGACCCCTCAGGTGATGATGGAGGTATGAGGAGTGATGGTGACCCCTCAGGTGATGGTGGAGGTATGAGGAGTGATAGTGATCCCTCAGGTGATGGTGGAGGTATGAGGAGTGATAGTGACCCCTCAGGTGATGATGGAGGTATGAGGAGTGATGGTGATCCCTCAGGTGATGGTGGAGGTATGAGGAGTGATAGTGACCCCTCAGGTGATGGTGGAGGTATGAGGAGTGATGGTGACCCCTCAGGTGATGGTGGAGGTATGAGGAGTGATAGTGATCCCTCAGGTGATGGTGGAGGTATGAGGAGTGATAGTGATTGCTCAGGTGATGGTGGAGGTATGAGGAGTGATAGTGATCCCTCAGGTGATGGTGGAGGTATGAGGAGTGATGGTGGAGGTATGAGGAGTGATGGTGGAGGTATGAGGAGTGATAGTGACCCCTCAGGTGACGGTGGAGGTATGAGGAGTGATGGTGATCCCTCAGGTTCTCAGCTAAGGATAGCACTGTGA